In Ostrea edulis chromosome 4, xbOstEdul1.1, whole genome shotgun sequence, a single window of DNA contains:
- the LOC125671241 gene encoding beta-1,3-galactosyltransferase 5-like, which translates to MQYKKFVTHNSRNQKTCCFARKLQIPIWKLFIYFALTTTLVFVLQMKHQQNSWGVSTTATTPSSTTTKNTPKPITMTSQTDILKFYNISSYKHTRFLTHTHDIDFVRFVKEVENGKSFNLKPVNVSPYVYITNPTTKCTIPPLKTSANVSVLILIKSEPDNFHLRQTIRWTWESQTQYHEYIRIVFLLGISSDPEDKNTDVLVEHARYNDIVQQNFIDKYRNLTLKTVMGYKWAVQYCHDASHVLIQDDDYHFNVKNLDSYIKKQRDQDSIMAGILRLKSPTVRRSTSKYYVSPQEYAHDIYPPFLVGNSYIISMHFAKQFTTIIPYVKSIPMADTFIGVLAMKLNITLQNEASFTIKNCNSMDKVISCRGYTSTKEILKDWKNFVNRAILKINI; encoded by the exons ATGCAGTACAAGAAGTTTGTCACCCACAATTCTAG GAATCAGAAGACTTGCTGTTTCGCCAGAAAACTACAGATACCAATCTGGAAATTGTTCATATACTTTGCCCTTACCACAACCTTAGTGTTTGTGTTGCAAATGAAACATCAGCAAAATTCATGGGGAGTATCTACAACAGCAACCACTCCGAGTTCAACCACCACGAAAAATACACCAAAGCCAAttacaatgacgtcacaaacagATATCCTGAAATTCTACAACATATCATCTTATAAACATACACGGTTTCTAACTCACACTCACGACATTGATTTTGTTCGGTTTGTGAAAGAAGTAGAAAATGGCAAAAGTTTCAATCTGAAGCCAGTGAACGTAAGTCCTTATGTATACATTACGAACCCGACAACAAAGTGCACTATTCCACCCCTAAAAACGAGCGCCAATGTCAGCGTTTTGATTCTCATAAAGAGTGAACCAGATAATTTTCATCTTCGTCAGACAATACGATGGACGTGGGAATCTCAAACACAGTATCATGAGTACATAAGGATTGTGTTTCTACTGGGAATTTCCTCGGACCCAGAAGACAAAAATACGGATGTGTTGGTAGAACATGCGCGTTACAATGATATTGTGCAACAAAACTTCATTGACAAATACAGAAACCTTACACTTAAAACAGTGATGGGCTATAAATGGGCTGTGCAATATTGCCACGATGCATCACACGTACTGATCCAAGACGATGATTAtcattttaatgtaaagaaTCTGGATAgttatataaaaaaacaaagagACCAGGATTCGATTATGGCTGGAATTCTTCGATTGAAGTCACCAACCGTGCGGCGATCAACGAGTAAATACTATGTTTCCCCACAGGAATACGCACATGATATTTATCCTCCATTTTTGGTTGGCAATAGTTACATTATCAGTATGCATTTTGCCAAACAATTTACGACAATAATCCCGTATGTGAAAAGTATCCCTATGGCTGACACATTCATAGGTGTGCTAGCAATGAAACTGAACATCACCCTTCAAAACGAGGCCAGCTTCACCATTAAAAACTGTAACAGCATGGATAAAGTCATATCCTGTCGGGGTTATACGTCAAccaaagaaattttaaaagattggaAAAACTTTGTAAATAGAGCAAtattaaaaattaatatatag